The segment CTATTAAGCCAAATAATGGTTTTTTCATTTCGTATAATTTTAATTATTGCAGTCCGGCTTTGTGTCGTCAAACATTATAAAGATGCACTGCTTTTGTGCTTAAAAAGTAACCTTTATTTAAATCCGTGTTTTAACAATTCTTCCCGAATTCCTATAAAATGTTTAGCTCCATATATAATTGCCACTTTCTTATGACTATCATTTAAAAGCGTTTTTATAACATTTTTATTTCTAAAATTTACATAAACATCATCTGTGATTTTTTTACCCGCTGGCTTATATTTACAGTTAGGTTTTTCATAAAAACTTTTCTCAAAATCACACGGTTCTAATTTTATTTCACCATACTTACTTTCGTAATAATCAATCATTTCTTTTAAAGTAACATCGACAGTTTTACTGTTTGATTCGTCTAAGCCAAATTTACCTGAAGAAGGTTGATCCAATATTTCCTTCTTAAACTTCACTTTTCCTTTATAAATAGAGTCAAAAAAATGTTTGTAACCAATATTATTTCTGCTAAATGGAATTCCGGATATTTTAATTGATTTCCTAACAGTTATAGAATCCTTTTTATTCCCTTTAACCTCTTCTGTATAAAAAAAGTAACCAATCCTTTTAAGAGAATCTATTTTAGCTTTAACATCATCATAAAAAAGTTTCGTCCCTAAATGATGCATCGGGATAAAAATTACTTCTTTTTCTACATTACTAACTTTAGATAGTTTTACATTGTCATCGTATACTCCCGTGAGTTTAAATGCCAGATTAATTTTATAAGAAGTGCAGCATATTAAACTAAATGAGGTTAAATAAATTAGAATCTTAATTTTTTTCATAACAATTTCGAATTAAATCAACGGTGCATACTTTATGCATACACCATTGATTACTTATTTTAAATTTGATAATTAAAGGCCTGCTATTAGTATAGTTAATACTGTTACAATTGTATCCATAATTTTTCCGCCTCCTTCATCTCCAAAAATCTCTTTAATCCAGCAACTCAACTGATACCATCTGCATTTTGCACTAACAGCATTAGCAGCATAAGGATTGAAATCTCCTGTGGTACCACCAAATAATTCGCTGCCATCTGTTTTTACCCCTTTTACGGAAAGATTGTGAATATATAATAGAGCAACTGCCATTTCTTTCCCATTATAACTTTTTAATATTTCTGCTTGAGAAGTTTTACTAATGAGTAATTTGTATGAAGCGTTTAATAAATCATTCCCCTCTTTGGGTATTTTAGAATACCAGGAACCTGTAATTGTTTTCTTGAAATCTTCAACATTGGTGGTTTTGTCAAATGCTGGTTTTAATGAAATTGTAAAATCTGACATTCCTTGTGCCAATTGTAATCTTACACTTTCTTGAGTTATTTTTTGTGCATTCCCATTGAACGCAAATAAAACTGTGGCAATTAAGCCAAATAATAAATTTTTCATAAATTTGTGTATAATTTTAATTATTGCAGTCCAGCTTTGTGTCGTCAAAACATTATAAAGGTTGGGCTGCTTTTTTTGGTTGGTTTAGTCTTTCTACTATTTAATAACAAACCTCTAAAATAAATAGTGCGTTTCTGTGTTCATTTTCTCTACAAAAAACTAGAAAAGCATTCTTTGCATCGTGTCACCAATGTGGTGGTAAGCCACTTATAACTACCTAATAATCAAGTTAAATTATTATTATTTGATTTTGATATAGTAAAAGTAGATTGTTAATTTCACAATCAAATACACTAAAAGTGTACATTTCATGAAATCTCAAATTAGTGCTAAATATTATGAAATACGGCGCTTTTTTCTGAAGGCTGAGTGGTGGATTCTATATCAATCCTTGCTTTCTTGCTTCTTTAAGAATATCTTCATCGTTTCCTTTGTCAATTCCTAAAAGCTGCTTGAGAATAGCTTTTCTTTTATCAATTGCGCTTTTCGAAAGATGTAGCAAATCAGGAAAGTTTTTGGTTTTAACACCTTGTGCAAGCAAAGAAAGAATTTGGCGGTTATAACTATCCATAACTTTATTCTTTTCTCCCCAAGATTTTTGGTGATGAAGGACCGTTTCGCTAAAATAAGTTCCTCCTTTGACAACTACATCGAATGCTTTAATTAATTCTTGGGCCTGAAAATCACTTTTTACTAAAATCCCATCCGGATTGTGTTCTTTTATAATTTTAAAAAGAACTATCGACTCATAGTGTGAAGTAAGAATGACAATTTTAGCATTGGGATGCTGTTTTCTCACAACCGGAATCAAATCATCTCCTGTATTAAGGTTTTTTTCTAAAAAGGGAGGTAAAGTCAAATCTAAAAACACAATATCAAAAGGATATTTTACCTGAAAAATTGTGTTATAAGCCTCTTCACAAGAATGTGCAGCTATAGTATTTAATGTATATCCATAAGAATTGTAGGCCAGAATAGATCTATACCCTTCAATAATTGGTGGATGATCGTCAACCATTAAAACTTGTAGTTCCATGACAAGATTTTTATCGAAACTACGAATTTTCTTCTAAATCTCCAAATAATTTCCGGACGCTATTCTGCTGATAATCAAATCGACGTTCTCTTTATAAGATTTTGAGAATGGAAGTTTGGTGGTCGAATTTTTAATATAGCAAACGGTATTTCCGGTATGAATACGCGATACCTGGTTTACATTTATGATGTAACTATTGTGAATTCGAAGGAATTGCGTTGGTGGTAAAACGGTTTCAAAATGCTTAAGGGTTTTAAATGCCGTTATCATTTCACCATTGTTCAAATGGATATCAGTAGAGTTGTTGTCAGCTTCAAAATAAAGCACATCTTCCGAGTCTATATAACGATAATCACCATAGGATTTCACACAAATGACCAGCGACTGCTGCTGCGCCTGAACGGTGCTTACGACGGCAGTTGGATTTTCGGCTGCCGGGATAATTTTTACTTCTCCCTCATTTTCATCTGTCTCAACTGCTGCTGTTTCCAAATCTTCGGTAAGTGTTTCGTCTAATACCTCAAAGGTTGCCACAGGATTTTTTTCCTCAAAATACGGCAAGTCCGATTGTATTGCGCGGTCAAATTTTAGAATCGCTTTTCTAAAATCATTTATATTCAAAGGTTTTAGCAAATAATCAATGACTTCATACTGCAAGGCATCATACGCCAAATCCTTTTTTGATGTTGTTATAATGATTTTTGGAACTACACGTAAATAACGATAAAGTTCATTAATCAGCGCTAAAGACAGATTGCTCTTTTTATCGGTTGGATCAATTTCAAGAAAAACTAAGCGGGGTTGGTGTTCCAAAATCAAATTCACACCATCATCATAGTTATTGGCAGAGGCGACAAAGCTAAGGTTCCTAAAACGCTCGGCAATTGCCTGTGTTTTAAGGACGCTGTCTTTATCATCGTCTATAATGATGTACGTTTGACTCATTAATGCTTTTCCGTTTTTGATTTAGGGAAAGCATTAGATTCGGTAAAAATAACTGGTAGTTTTGGGGAAACTATTTGTTAGCGCTAAAGATTACATTTAATATTTAACTACAAAAATAAATTCGTTTAAACGTATCCATTTTCGTTGTAACGAAAGTAAGATTTCGGGGTTTTAGTTTTGGAAAATGTTGACAGATAACGCTAAACTGTTAATATGTGGGTTTTTAACAGGGTAAATACTTACAAAATGTGAAAAAAATTACGGGAAACCGTAATTGCGTTTTATAACCAATAAAGTCGTTCAATAAAAAAATCCAAACCCTTTTCGGAGTTTGGATTCATCTATAATTGAAAAATAAAATTACATTTTCATCAACCAATTTCTAACAGAAACTTCATCATTAATGATTTGGCGTAAGTCAGAAATTTTTACTCTGTCCTGAGCCATTGAATCTCTGTGACGGATTGTAACCGTGTCGTCTTCTAACGTTTGGTGGTCAACCGTTATACAAAAAGGTGTTCCCAAAGCATCCTGTCTTCTGTAACGTCTTCCAACAGCATCTTTTTCATCATAGGCCACATTGAAATCCCATTTTAAGTCTTCAATGATTTTTTGAGCCACTTCCGGCAAACCGTCTTTCTTTACCAATGGTAAAACGGCTGCTTTTGTTGGTGCCAAAACGGATGGCAAACGTAAAACGGTACGTGTTGAACCATCTTCTAAGGTTTCTTCCTGTAATGAAGTAGCAAAAACGGCTAAGAACATTCTATCCAAGCCAACCGAAGTTTCTACTACATAAGGAACGTAGTTCGAATTGGTTTCGGTATCAAAATATTGCAATTTTTTACCTGAATACTGTTCGTGTGCTTTTAAATCGAAGTCGGTTCTTGAGTGAATACCTTCTAATTCTTTGAAACCAAAAGGGAAATTAAACTCAATATCAGCAGCTGCATTAGCATAATGAGCTAATTTTTCGTGATCGTGAAAACGATAATTTTGTCTTCCTAAACCAAGTGACAAATGCCAGTTCAAACGAGTTTCTTTCCAGTATTCGTACCATTTCATTTCTTCGCCCGGCTTTACAAAAAACTGCATTTCCATTTGTTCAAATTCACGCATACGGAAAATGAATTGTCTTGCTACAATCTCATTTCTGAAGGCTTTTCCGGTTTGCGCAATTCCAAACGGAACTTTCATTCTTCCGGTTTTCTGAACATTTAAAAAGTTCACAAAAATTCCCTGTGCTGTTTCCGGACGTAAATATAAATCCATCGCATTTTCTGCAGAAGCACCTAATTTTGTTCCAAACATCAGGTTGAATTGCTTTACATCTGTCCAGTTTCTTGAACCAGTTTCAGGATCGGCAATTTCTAATTCTTCGATAAGATTTTTTACATCTTCCAAATCTCCTGAACCTAATGAACGTCCCATTCTTTCAAGGATTTCTCTTTCTTTCGAAAGATATTCCATCACTCTTGGGTTCGTAGTTTTGTATTGTTCTTCGTCAAAAGAAGCTCCAAAACGCTCGCGGGCTTTTTCGATTTCTTTTTTTGCTTTCAGATTTAATTTTTCGGCATAATCCTCAATTAAAACATCGGCACGATATCTTTTTTTAGAATCTTTGTTGTCAATCAACGGGTCGTTAAACGCATCAACGTGTCCCGAAGCTTTCCATGTGGTTGGATGCATCAAGATTGCGGCATCAAGACCAACAATATTTTCATGCATTTGCACCATGGCTTTCCACCAATATTCTCTAATATTCTTTTTTAATTCTACTCCGTTTTGCGCATAATCATATACTGCGCTCAAACCATCATAAATTTCGCTTGACGGAAAAATAAATCCGTACTCTTTTGCATGCGAAACTACGTTCTTAAATAAATCTTCTTGTTTTGCCATAATGCTGCAAAAATATAAAAACCGATTATAAAAAAAGGTTTAAAAATCAATTAGAATACAATTTTTTTATACTTTTATGTAAGAAAATTATCTTTTTTATGTGGAATCATCTTCTAAATCTATTTTTTCCAAAGTCTTGTGCTGGTTGCCATTCGTTTTTATTGCGTGATGAAAAAGTGATTTGTACGCAATGCCGCCATGAAATTCCGCTCACCAATCATCATAAAATCGAAGAAAACGAAGTCATTCAAAAATTTTATGGAAGAATTCCGTTGGAATTTGGAGCTTCTCTATTCTATTTCCATAAAAAAGGAATTGTTCAGGAAATGATACACAAATTGAAATATAAAGGACACGAAGAAATTAGTGAAACTATTGGCAATTGGTATGCTGAAGAATTGAAAGATTTGAAACAAATGGCAGCTATCGATTATATTATTCCGGTTCCGTTGCACAAAAAAAGACTGCGGGAACGAGGCTATAATCAAATAGAAGGTTTTGGAAAAGCGTTGTCGGCAAACCTGAATATTCCATACGAAAGTCAACTTTTATATCGAAAACTATACACTAAAACGCAAACCAAAAAGAACCTTTTAGGAAGAACTGATGTTATTGACAATGTATTTGACATTTCGTTTTCGGAAGAGCATCACGGCAAACATTTTCTAGTCATTGATGACGTAATTACAACAGGTTCAACCTTAGAATCCTGCAGTCGCGCTTTGTTAAAAATTCCCGACGCTAAAATTAGTGTTGTCTGCATGGCGATGTCGCACAGTTAAATGTTAAGTTTCCCAAAAAACATTTCATTCACACTAAATATAATTGTTATTTTGTGCTTTGATAAAACAGCAGTATGCCAAAATCTATATTCAAGTTAATTTGCTTTCTTTTTGTACTGTCAATGGCTAGTTGTGCCAAACGTGGTTCGATTACCGGTGGTGATAAAGACACGATTGCTCCTGTTTTAAAAGCAAGTTTTCCCAAAAATTTCTCAACTAATTTTAATGGAAAGGAAATTAAATTGGTTTTTGATGAATATGTCAAATTGAAAAACATCAACAAACAGTTGATTATTTCACCACCAATGAAAAATCAACCTGATATTTTGCCGCAAACTGCAAGTAAAATATTGACTATTAAATTAAAAGACACACTTCAGCCAAACACTACGTATAGCTTCAATTTTGGACAAAGTATCGAAGATTATAACGAAGGAAATCCGTATCAACAATTCAAATATGTATTCTCAACCGGAGCTTATATTGATTCGTTGAAAATAAATGTGAAAGTGAAAGATGCATTGGAAAAGAAAGTAGATAATTTCGTTTCGGTGATGTTGTATGAAATCAATGAAAAGTATAATGATTCGACGATATACAAAGAATCTCCGAGATATATCACGAATACTTTAGACAGTCTGGAAGTCGTTACCCTTGAAAACATCAAAGCCGGAAAATATCTTTTGGTCGCTTTAAAAGACAATGGGAATAATAAGTTTGACCCAAAAAAAGATAAAATTGGTTTCCAAAAACAATATATTACCATTCCAAATGACACTGTTTTTGAAGTAGAATTGTTTAAAGAAAAGCTTCCTTTCAAAGCTATAAAGCCAACACAGGATTCCGGAAATAAATTAATAATGGGTTATGAAGGTGATCCAAAAAACATAAAAGTTACCGTTAAAAATGGTTCCGAAATTATTCCGAGTTTGATTACTCAAATTCAGAAAAAGGATTCCGTTCAGGTTTGGTTTAAACCCATAAAAGCCGATTCGCTGACTGTTGCCGTTGAAAAAGACAACTTCAAAAAAGATTTTATCGTAAAATTGAAAAAGCAAAAAGCAGACACGCTAAGGATAAGTGCGGATTTTGCCGGTGCGCTTTTAAGAGAGCGTTTTGCATTGAACAGTTCGATTCCTTTAGTGAAGTTTGATAAATCGAAAATTTCGATTTTTAATAAAGATTCCATTGCTGTGCCTTTTGAAACAGAATATGATGATTTTAACCAAAAACTGTATTTCAATTTCAAAAGAGAGCCTTTAGACCAATATAAAATTAAATTATTGCCGAATGCTTTGACTGATTTTTATGAAAAAACACACGATACTTTAAACTTTAAAATTGCAACTAAAAACGCATCTGATTATGGTAATTTAAGAGTGATTTTAGAAAACGCAAAAAGATTTCCAATCCTTGTTGAACTCACTGATAAAACCGGAAAGGTAAAAGCAACAGCATACACCGAGAGTAATCCAACGATTGAATTTTTGACACTTGAGCCCGATAAATATACGCTACGTATTATTTATGATGACAATAAAAATAAGGTTTGGGACACGGGAAGTTTCCTGGAAAAACGCCAATCAGAAGAAGTAATTTATTTCCCAAAAGAAATTGATGTTCGAACCAATTGGGATGTTGAACAGCCTTTTAATTTGAAAATTACGAATTAGAAATTACGAATTTCAAAATTATCCCTATCGTCTAAAAAAGCCATTTTGCTTCTGGTTTCCAAAAGTTTTTCTTTATCTAAACTTACAATAAAAATCCCCTCTGTTTCTTGCGGTTCAAGCAAATAATTTCCAAGAAAATCAACCGCTTGTGAATGTCCAATGTATTCCAGATTGTTGTTGTCGGTGCCAATTCGGTTGACTCCAATCGTGTAACACATATTTTCAACCGCTCGTGCTTTTAGTAAAATATCCCAGGCACTGATTCGAAGTTTTGGCCAGTTTGCGACATAAAGCAAAACATCATAATTTTCTACATTTCTGGAAAAAACCGGGAAACGCAAATCATAGCAAACCAGCGGACAAATTCTGAAACCTTTATATTCGACAATCAATTTTTCTGTTCCGGCCGAATATGATTTATCTTCTCCAGCCAACGAAAACAAATGTCTTTTGTCATAGGTTTTGATATCCCCATTTGGAAAAACAAAAACCAACCGATTGTAATAATTCCCTTTTTCTTCGATAACCAAACTTCCGGTTATAGCGCAGTTTTTGGCTTTCGCCAAATGTTGAAGCCATGAAACCGTTTCACCTTGCATGGTTTCAGCAACCGCTTTTGGATTCATTGTAAATCCTGTAGAAAACATTTCGGGAAGAACAATCAAATCGACTTCTTCTATAAAACCATTGATTTTTTGAACCAAATGACTACGGTTTTCCATTGGGTTTTCCCAAGCTAAAGTGGTTTGTATAAGTGCTATTTTCATCATTATTTGATTATTATCTCGTCAATAAATATAAAAGCATCACCACCTGCGCCTTGATGCCATTCGGGTAATTTTCCATAATTATACGCTTTGACTTTTACATATTGTGCTGTCATTCCTTTTACGAAAGGGAAGTTTTTGATAATGTTTTCACCTTCATTTGCATCAATATCGTTTGTAATTGTCCCTACTAATGTAAAGTTACTATTATCTTTCGAAATATAATACTCAACTTTGGTTGGCATCAAAATCCAGGAACGTGAATCCTGCAGAAATAAGCTGGCTATATAATTAATCGGAATTTCTTTCTGCAAATCAATTACGGCTTCAAAATCCTGTCCCTGATAACCTTGCCAGTCACCTTTACGCCAGTTTGTTGTGCCATAAATCCCATCTATCAACCCTTCTGGTCCGCCGGCATGATACTGCGGATTGTATTTGGATTTGATATCAATGGTGTAATTATTCGGTTTTTTGAAGAAAGTAGCGGAAACAATGTTGCTTCTTGAAGCTTCTTTGTCAATCATCTCGGCAAATCTTGCATCTATT is part of the Flavobacterium sangjuense genome and harbors:
- a CDS encoding LytR/AlgR family response regulator transcription factor, which translates into the protein MSQTYIIIDDDKDSVLKTQAIAERFRNLSFVASANNYDDGVNLILEHQPRLVFLEIDPTDKKSNLSLALINELYRYLRVVPKIIITTSKKDLAYDALQYEVIDYLLKPLNINDFRKAILKFDRAIQSDLPYFEEKNPVATFEVLDETLTEDLETAAVETDENEGEVKIIPAAENPTAVVSTVQAQQQSLVICVKSYGDYRYIDSEDVLYFEADNNSTDIHLNNGEMITAFKTLKHFETVLPPTQFLRIHNSYIINVNQVSRIHTGNTVCYIKNSTTKLPFSKSYKENVDLIISRIASGNYLEI
- a CDS encoding Ig-like domain-containing protein, with amino-acid sequence MPKSIFKLICFLFVLSMASCAKRGSITGGDKDTIAPVLKASFPKNFSTNFNGKEIKLVFDEYVKLKNINKQLIISPPMKNQPDILPQTASKILTIKLKDTLQPNTTYSFNFGQSIEDYNEGNPYQQFKYVFSTGAYIDSLKINVKVKDALEKKVDNFVSVMLYEINEKYNDSTIYKESPRYITNTLDSLEVVTLENIKAGKYLLVALKDNGNNKFDPKKDKIGFQKQYITIPNDTVFEVELFKEKLPFKAIKPTQDSGNKLIMGYEGDPKNIKVTVKNGSEIIPSLITQIQKKDSVQVWFKPIKADSLTVAVEKDNFKKDFIVKLKKQKADTLRISADFAGALLRERFALNSSIPLVKFDKSKISIFNKDSIAVPFETEYDDFNQKLYFNFKREPLDQYKIKLLPNALTDFYEKTHDTLNFKIATKNASDYGNLRVILENAKRFPILVELTDKTGKVKATAYTESNPTIEFLTLEPDKYTLRIIYDDNKNKVWDTGSFLEKRQSEEVIYFPKEIDVRTNWDVEQPFNLKITN
- a CDS encoding nitrilase family protein; the protein is MKIALIQTTLAWENPMENRSHLVQKINGFIEEVDLIVLPEMFSTGFTMNPKAVAETMQGETVSWLQHLAKAKNCAITGSLVIEEKGNYYNRLVFVFPNGDIKTYDKRHLFSLAGEDKSYSAGTEKLIVEYKGFRICPLVCYDLRFPVFSRNVENYDVLLYVANWPKLRISAWDILLKARAVENMCYTIGVNRIGTDNNNLEYIGHSQAVDFLGNYLLEPQETEGIFIVSLDKEKLLETRSKMAFLDDRDNFEIRNF
- a CDS encoding glycine--tRNA ligase encodes the protein MAKQEDLFKNVVSHAKEYGFIFPSSEIYDGLSAVYDYAQNGVELKKNIREYWWKAMVQMHENIVGLDAAILMHPTTWKASGHVDAFNDPLIDNKDSKKRYRADVLIEDYAEKLNLKAKKEIEKARERFGASFDEEQYKTTNPRVMEYLSKEREILERMGRSLGSGDLEDVKNLIEELEIADPETGSRNWTDVKQFNLMFGTKLGASAENAMDLYLRPETAQGIFVNFLNVQKTGRMKVPFGIAQTGKAFRNEIVARQFIFRMREFEQMEMQFFVKPGEEMKWYEYWKETRLNWHLSLGLGRQNYRFHDHEKLAHYANAAADIEFNFPFGFKELEGIHSRTDFDLKAHEQYSGKKLQYFDTETNSNYVPYVVETSVGLDRMFLAVFATSLQEETLEDGSTRTVLRLPSVLAPTKAAVLPLVKKDGLPEVAQKIIEDLKWDFNVAYDEKDAVGRRYRRQDALGTPFCITVDHQTLEDDTVTIRHRDSMAQDRVKISDLRQIINDEVSVRNWLMKM
- a CDS encoding response regulator gives rise to the protein MELQVLMVDDHPPIIEGYRSILAYNSYGYTLNTIAAHSCEEAYNTIFQVKYPFDIVFLDLTLPPFLEKNLNTGDDLIPVVRKQHPNAKIVILTSHYESIVLFKIIKEHNPDGILVKSDFQAQELIKAFDVVVKGGTYFSETVLHHQKSWGEKNKVMDSYNRQILSLLAQGVKTKNFPDLLHLSKSAIDKRKAILKQLLGIDKGNDEDILKEARKQGLI
- a CDS encoding ComF family protein gives rise to the protein MWNHLLNLFFPKSCAGCHSFLLRDEKVICTQCRHEIPLTNHHKIEENEVIQKFYGRIPLEFGASLFYFHKKGIVQEMIHKLKYKGHEEISETIGNWYAEELKDLKQMAAIDYIIPVPLHKKRLRERGYNQIEGFGKALSANLNIPYESQLLYRKLYTKTQTKKNLLGRTDVIDNVFDISFSEEHHGKHFLVIDDVITTGSTLESCSRALLKIPDAKISVVCMAMSHS